Below is a window of Cygnus atratus isolate AKBS03 ecotype Queensland, Australia chromosome 3, CAtr_DNAZoo_HiC_assembly, whole genome shotgun sequence DNA.
CAGCTCCACTAGCACAAAGATCACTCAACAACAAGCAAAACTCTGGCAAATACTCTGCTGGGAAGATGGCGGGGAGGCCAACAAAGCAACCTGCAGCAATTCTGCTCAGACTGCTCAGGTTTCTGCTCCATGCCGGCAGCCCCAACCAGCCTGACTCAAAATAGAAGACATACAAGGTGTACCTTTCTCTCCAAATCACAGCTTTCCTAGCAGTCTGACTTACTCTGCTTGGACACGTTAGCTGGATCAGGCTGCATCAACAGGATCATAAACATTGgtactaaaaattaaatacattggTACTTTAATCTTTCTTTCACATCAGTATTTTATGGAGGCATTCATTTATGATGATATCCTGAAAGTGTACTTATGCAAGGAGGATGCTAGAGGCAGAAAGGACTTGTGTGAGTTTTTTTCTACTCCATACTTCCAAGACAACTCTGGGCAAATGACTactgcttctctgtttctctgttccCCAACTGTTCACAATAGGGATCAGAGAACTTCATAGCTTGTGGGAGCAACTAGGAGGAGTCCAAGAAGAAGGAaactgctgtttcctttctggATATTACCAACAGGCTGTTGggtttttatgtttctttgtgAGGAGCTCTTTAGATTGAGCTAGATCCTTAATTGAATCAGCCACATGTGGTTCCTAATGAACAGAGATGGAGAtggatgaggatgaggatgaggatgaggatgaggaatCTGCTTGAGTTCCCAAGCACCCCGCTGAAGATGACAAGAAAGGCAACAGGAAGCACTTCCTTGTggaaagagcagcagggaggctgcagaatATCCCTCACTGAAGGTCCTAAGGTGGACAGCAGACAAACTGCTGTCAGCAATGTGGCCCGAATATTTGGGTTTGCCCTGGGACAGGAAGCTGGACAAAATGATATCTCAGAATCCCTTCCAGACCTATTTTTCCCAAGTACATAGTGCCATTTAATGCTAACCTTGTTGTTACTGGGAGAGAGGCCACATAACAATTTCTTCTGGACaagaaaacaggatttattGAATGATGCTGTTCTGTACTGATTACATGATATGATAGCACTTGTCAAAATTCCCAGTGACTGTACTCTAACCTCTTTTTGCCCCCCAAATCACTAACAACCTCAATCAATGTGAAGCTATCAGAAGGCTACAGGGATATGGAGAGCTTAGTGTTTTGGTGAAATATCGGGGCATGTATGTTAAAATGAATTCTAGAAACTTTCCAGAAACTGAGCTGTATTAATTATGAACAATTTAGGCTTAACCAGCATATATATATCTTTGAAGATTCTGGACAGTTTGTAGCTGatatgcctttaaaaatgaactaaaatcAGACTGTACGTCAttctttataaacaaaaattgcatatgaatatgaaattgattgaaaaaaagcaatgcatgtGGATATCAACAGTGTCAAAATTTAGTGCTTTTCTCACCTAAAATCTGCAGGAGTTCATCAGTTACCTGTCTTAGCTTTGGATCTGGTGAGTTATATTCTCAAAGTCAAACTCACTTAAAAGCACACTGACAGGTGACATTATTAGGCACACCCCTACTAAGGAGTTGTTGGTTATTgaagtttaaattaaatcaaaatgcttAAATGTTACTCCTCTGAATGCCTGGCAGCCCCAATTTTTCTAGAGGAGatctaataaataaatggtgaGGCTGTGGGAACTGTTTCAGGATTTGACTTATAAATAACAGCACAATGCCTGAAATTCTTTTTAGGGACTGTTCTTTCACCAGATCTTGTCAGAACAGATAATTATGCCAGTTAtagataaaattttaaagagacATCTAATATGTTCCAAATAAATCTGAGACTTGCATGtattaggttggaaaaaacaacaacaacaacaaactttgAACAgcattagtttttaaatattcatgaacAAGTATCTGAAAAGATGGTGGGTTTAAGATAAACAGCTGTATCACAACAATCATCGTGATCAACTAATTTAAAGTGTCCTCACAGGAGGTAAACAAATGTAAAACGGAAACCATAAAATATCCGAATGTACACATCACTCCCATGAGCAGGGACGAGGTGGGAATCAGATGGAACTGACACTATTATTCAGAATTACGCTGTCATAAACCCAAGCTAGCACTCTGAAGGACCATTCATCAAAATAAGcactcctttcccttcctcatgTTAGAAATGGCCCCTCTTTTGTCTTAGAAGCACAGGATTTGATGAAGTAAGCAGTGCAGCTTTCTGCCAACACACACTTCTCCAAAACTGGAAGAATAACTTACCATGACTAACGTTAGGCCATTTTAGCTTTAGCAGACCAGAAAAACTCATCTATTAGATATCAATTATATCCAACTCTCTAAGAATTTTAAACAGCTTATAAGTGAAGTAATTAAGTGTATGTTTAGTTTCTACTCTTGTTCCTGCAGAGGTACTGAGAAGGCACCAGTTTGACAtgctaggaaaataaaactgtcagcATGGGaaattatgggaaaaaaaaaaagccctaccagcataaataaagaaaaccctCTGCACAGATCAGCAGCCACAGCATAGATGTCCATGCCCAAGAGCTCTGCAACTGAATTTACTGAGCAGCTGACTATCTTGCTGGCGAGGATAATGGCATGGGTGAGGATAATAACCCTCCGCTAAGGGTAGGAGACTGCGAgggcttccccagcagcacggcgGTGCAGAGCGCGCACACAAATCCCACCAGTCCCCTGGGAACAATTGCCCCAGCACCCAGAGAGCTCCGGCTGCTCTACCAAACCTCAGAGCAAAAACAGCTTCTGCCCGAGGCTGTCTTGCATCAGATGGTCTGTAAATTCATAGAGATTAGTGATTTTAGCCCAGCACCTGATGCTGGGAAACTAGGAGTCTCCAAAATTGAAATCTGACAGAAGGTAATAGCCCTTGGTAGCCAGTCACCAGCAGATTGACTCAGAGTTGAGGCCAGGTCACAGTGTGGCATcagaaagagagcaaaaaatACTGGATTCAAAAACATTAGTAACAAGTTTTTAATCTCCGATCcttctcagaaagcagcaaaattcTCAtcatatatagaaatatttatttgctagATTAACACTCTAAGCGTGCAAGACATGCAGTCATTCCTAtcacttaaggaaaaaaaaaaacaccttgaatTCTTGCCAGGGAATCCGAGCACCATAGTGGGACACCTGAGGTGTCTGCAAATCTGCAACAACTGTTTGGAAACAATATATTCTGCTACACTTTGATCTCTCAAATCTCAGCCGTAAGGACTAGCTGTTTCTTATGAGATCCTTCTGAAGCCataagctttctcttctctaccCATTGCCCAAGGGGCACTATTTGGTATAGGAGATCCTGCCCTAGCATACTAAAACTAGCCTTTTAGCATGATGAAAAAAAACGTATGCTGACATTTCTGAATCTCTTAGTGTATTTTGGATGGCAGCTGTCTTAAAAGTACACATTATTACTTAAAAGTACACTTTACAGTTATTTCTAGTGGAACAAAGCACTTTGCAGCTGGCATGACTACCAGAGGACAGTCAAGTCACCAGGCAAGGTGGGGATAAGTCAGTGAATTGTACTCTAAAATGTTTGCTGCTTTATtacaaaattagaaacaaaacccagaaaccCTTACAACCCTTACCCCACACACCCCACACCCcactccctcccccccccaaaaaaaaaacatacaaaaaacaacaacaaacagcatcaacaaaacaatgaaatctACCTgatgcatctttcttttttttttctttttttttttttcattcctctaGTTTTTAGATGGCATCATTTCTGGACATCTTTCCCAGTTAGTTGGCTGAGTTGAGTGTCCCCTTTGACATGCTCTGCTCCTCAGAAGCAGCCTATCACCCTGTATAGTGCTAATTATACACCTACTTTAACAGCACGTTGCATACAAAACAGCGTCAaagaagctcctgaacaccacttctctcctttcctaCCCTTTTGTTCAATGATATCTTTATATTCTAGCATTGTCTGTGTTAAAAACGAAACAGTTGCAAAGACCTTAGTATATTAATGCAATTAgaagattttttcccttccctgggCTTTAATCTCAGCAAAAATTAAAGAGTCACAGTGATTTATGCAAAAAGTTACTTTAGCTAGTGTTGGATATACAGGGAAAAGTGTAAGGACAGGAGAAGCACGTAGTAATACTTACTCACAATACCCTAGCAGCTACCAGTGAGGGAATTCTTAACCCTGAGAGGGTGCCTGAGTGTTTAACAGCCTTTGatagattttcctttcctctgaattttgcagtgctgtttaAATAGCTTATTTCTACATAAATTTCTTACTGGCGTAACTCTATTCAGTTTGTTATGAATTTTCAGAAACCACATCCCAAAAGAAACAATTAccataaaaatatcttattaGTTCTAgtcttcagttttctctgagGAATTAATAAAGATTAAACCTGACACATTCATATGACAGACATGGAACATGAGGCTTAGAGTTCATAATAATACCCCTCCATGCTATTTCTGATGGAAACCTCGGGACAGctactctatttttaaaaaattaagatgtgAAATGTTTCTGGGAATCTTTGGCAGGGATAAAAGCAGCAAGACTTTGATTTGGAGGACCTGAATATATAATGTTCACAGGTTCACAACCGtgacaaaatacagttttgaatGAAAAGGACTATGATTTCACTGGTagagaaatatgaaatgtaacatatttatatatatacatatataaaatacaaaaaaaagtcatatgACCAAAATACGgcagatttctgaaataattcattttctgcaaattgATCAATTGTTGGGATAGGTCATCTAAAGCCTATTAGAGTACCTCTTTAATAATCTGTTAAtataatttcaatttaattgCAATTAGAAGACAGATTGCTGAGAGAAGCTGAGGGATCCCTGTCTGTGGAAGtgttttaaataactttgaCAAGCTTGTCAGGAATGAGACAGCATAAGTAAAGTAAGGAATGGACTAGCAAACCTCTCATGTTCCCCTTCACACTCCTATTTCTATAACCCCATGATTACTAGGTGATTATTACACAGATTTGTTTCAGAAGTAACATACATCTCCTAAAGTCttcaatttcagaaaatatattctagGTCTTAAAAGGCTGCAACTTAAAAAGAAACGGACCAAAACCAGACAAATACTACCATCATCTGCGTGAAGTGGATTACAATGTCATACAAGAAAGCTGAGTGTCTTTCTGTATTCACCAATAATAAACTTAAGACATGCTTTAtaagcaaaatagaaaacattttcattatatgAAAGATGTCGTTTAATTAGGAAaattttggttctgtttttcgTCAGATGCATCCTTAAGTCCAGTTGCTACCAAGAAGTCAGGAAATTCTAAAGGTAGCTCCACCTCTGACAGTTTAACTGAAATTATAACTGATAAGGTTttatatgtctttttttaatagaaccCCCTTGTTCGTTTTGAATCATATACTTGAGTaagattaaaagattaaaagatctgtcagaagaaataaagccaTAGAAGCCTGCCTTCATTTCCTTGGCTTTTAGAGGAGTATGTTGAATTAACACCTCATGTTGTAGCTAGAAAGATAATTTGTACAGAAAGATCATTTGTACAGGTAGCTAGGAACATTGGAACactactctgcactggtgtggcctcaccttgagtactgtgtgctgttttttacaccacagtataagaaagacataaaaatagTAGAGTgtatccaaaggagggctacaaagatggtgacGGGTCTAGAGGGTAAGACCTCTCTATGGAGCGGttgaggagcggctgaggtcccttgaTTTGtcctgcccagagcagagcaggctgaggggaggcctcatggcggcctgcagctccctcacgaggggagcacaggggcaggcgctgagctctgctctctggggacagtgacaggacccgaggaaACGGCATGGgactgggacaggggagggtcaggctgggtgttagggaaagggtctgcacccagaggggggtcaggcactgggacaggctccccagggacgtggtcacggcacccagcctgctggagttcaagaagtgtttggacaaggctttcagacatagggtctgattttcgGGTGGTCCTGTGTGTGGCCAGTACTTGGACTCGATGACCTCTGTGGGTCCTTTCCCACtgaggatattctgtgattatcTGATTCTGTGTTAGTCAAAGTCAACCTACGGAAACGATCAGCAAAGCCAGCCCAGAATAAAACTGGCTTGCAGTTGAGACTTAATTTGCATTAGGATTAATGCTGgaataaaaaaggcaatttgttttaattgcatgAGCGTGGTTCCCGACTGCCTTGGCAGCAGTAGCCTGGACACACTCTTTGTGCCTTCTCCCACAGGGAGCAGTTACTCTGCTGGATGGTATCTCTACAACCATCATAGTAAATATTTACCACCACCAAACCATCAGAATACATAACTCCTACACAACTACATCCAATAATATGATGTCCTCCTCCTGAAGGACAAACACTCTTACGAAAACCAAGGACATGAATGGAATAACCATCCTCTTTCCTGACTTCTGGCAATGTTAAGTAACCCTTGATTTCATGACTTACAACATGGCACCTGGTCACTGCAGGCAATTGATTGACTTCTTTTTAAGCAGCTTCAAGCTGACCATGAAGACAGATAAAAAGTCCTACAAGATTTGTTTCAAGGCATGCCTCCACCAGTAGCCCAGGAATCTGCCGGCCTGCTACCTACCAAGCAATGCCTGTAACAGAGCAACTTCTCGAGGCACTTACCTGCTCTCAGAAGAGCAAACGTGTCTCCCCTTATGTTCAATGGTGACAAGATTGCATGTAGGTTCAGACCCCTCAAGAAAGTGCTCAGCATGATGAAGGAAATTAGCACTGAAGCCAGCAAGCCAACAACAATCCAGttcttccattcttttcttcttcaaaatattaACTTCTGCAGGCCAGGCCACATCACCACCAGTAAAAGCAGTATCTACTTCTTACCATTTTGGCCCTATTAATCTCAGACATATTAGCACACTCCTGCGATTTCTTACTATACACCTCAATATTTGTGGTTGtgcaataaaatgcaattacatggtgttttttttaaaccaactaaaataaaaacatacattaCAAATTCCAAGAAGAGATTATGCCAATAGTTTTGTTTCCACATTTTATTATGGTAAATGTCCTATGTTTTAACATACATAATACACATTAGCTTTAAAAAGATTAGATACTCACAATTCCAGATATGTTTATggatctttttaaaattgtagaTGTATCAGATCAGTTTGTTCCATGAATTCTGAACATTGCCCCTAGAGACTGCAAACATGATAAAGCAATCAGATTTGGGACTGATGGGAAGGATTGAGACTTGTTTCTAATCTATCAAAGATTTCAAATAACCTATGCAAATGTAGAGCAGCACTTTTCAACTAGTAATATATCAATTCTGTGTAAAAGTACATTGTTTTCAGAATCCTGAAAAACACATAAGTAATATAAAACTCAAACTTAAAATCCAGTGAGTGCAAAAGAGCATTCTATTCAgcatagaattaaaaataaaacatccaaaataatattttaaaaggtctgAAAATATCTAATTCTTCCTAGGAAAGCAAGacacactgttttttttaaatcaatacgACATATCTCTcgtccttgtttttctttgttgctgcGATGTAAAAGGTCCTAAATTGAACCTAGCTGGAAAATTACTACTTAGGAGGtagaaacttattttcttccagcaaaatgtgtttttacagtATATCAGAACTATAAAACGCTGTCCTGAGTCAGTTAGCACCATTTACCTCTTCAGATTTAACTCCTGGTAAAATTTGATGTCTAATGCATGATTTCCAGTGTATGGACCTTATTTAGCACAGGACGCCCTAGTAAACGCACTAGTATTTTGTCTAATTTGGTTGTAAGTATCCCAAACAGTACCACTACTTCAAAAGAATATTCTTTGAAGAATAATTCATGCACCTACTCCCCCCTGCCACCTGCACAGGTTTCTCCCAGGTTTGCGGGTCATTTTCCCTTGTCCTTTCAGGTGTTTACaaacatggttcagtgggtgacatcgGTGGTAGGGGGCTGGTTGGgccaggtgatcttggaggggttttccaaccctaatgattctagGATTGTTATGCGGCAGTGCCCTGGCTCCGTCAGGACTCACGTTACGGCACGGGGGGGCACACGGGGCgggtgaggaggaggcagggacaCGAGCGACGAGGACGGCCGGCTGCCATGCTGCGGGGACACCCCGCGGGGCGGCGACACCCGCAGCGCCGCCATcgctccctgccttccctccccttcctccctccctccccgctgcgCGCCCgcgcgccccccccctcccgcgaCGTGCGGGCACGCGCACGCACCCAGGCGCACGCGCGCGCGCCCTCGCTCCGTGACCCATTTCGGCGAACAAAGGATCTCGCTGCAAGCTCGGCCCGGCACCTAAAATGGCGCCGGCGCCTCCCCCCCCGCCAGCTCCGCGCGGGCACCACAGAGACGGGGCGGGCCGCGCCGGCCAGAGCGGCGCCTCGCCGCGGCCTCTCTAGGCGCGTCCCTTCCCCGTCTCGGTGGTGCGCGGGCGCTGTCGCGTCATGGCGGGCGAGGGCGGCTCTGAGGCGGGGAAGGTAATGGCGGCGTGGCGTCCGGCTGCGTGCGGACCGGCGGGCTTCTTTCTCTCcgtatcttttttattttttatttttatttccacgCGCTCCTCCACAGGGCTTTCTCGTTCGGGGCGAAATGCTGTCGTGACCCTCGAGCCTTCTTAAGAGCCATAATGGTGGCTGGAGTCGTAACAAACGATTTCACGTGTAGCAACAGGTGAAATCCTCTTTTAAAAGGGCGCATCATAGATGTAGCATGGGTGTCTTAGCCAGCAACGGTGGCGTATCGGATGACTTCTTCCAAAAGAGAGTACTTGAAATTGTTAGGAGATTAGAGCAGGCCTTTTTGTCCCACTTGCACAACGGGATTGTGTGGAAACAGCTGACAGCATAGATAAAATTATTGATGGGGGTTTCCTTACTTGTGTGCAAATCCAGCTGTTGCCAAAAGCTTGCCATCCCTCTTACCACAGCCGGGCATTGTTCACAGTGACTTCCCTCAAAGTTGCCAACCCTTTGTGGATGGTTTATGGTAGTATCCCATCtttaaaatccactttttccaactaccaaaaaaaaaagtttaaaatcattGTTAATGATTTTAGCTGGTACTGTTGCACGTGCAGTGTTTAATGATATTTAGTGGTTTAAAGTCAATGGAATGGTTGAAGACAATTATTGCGCCATCAGTAACAGATGAATtaggaggaagaagagcagatTCATTACAGTTCAGGCACCTTCACTGCGACCATGTTGTTTTGAGGCCTCTATATATGTAGTTTTCCATTCCTGCTTGTGACACCAATGTGCACTTGCAAGGATGTTCGTCAGGTGGGAGATATGAGGTGTAATCAATTTAGAGGATTCAGATCGTACTTAAGCCAGTGTAGGCatctcagaaattaaaaacatatttgtcaGTCCACAGTTGCATTTATGCATGGCAATATGTAATTGCCATTTGAAAATTAAGTAGAAATTTGACAGTAAAAAGCTAGTGTGGGTTACAAATGTGAGGCAGAGTGTGAAATAATTAGAGTAATTTTTACCGGTAGATTCATTTTGAAATCCATTTGTAGTATATAGATGAATTTAAATGAATAGCCCCTATGTTTAGGCATACACAGGTTTAGgttaaaaatgatgtttttattctttgtttaatATAAGGTTCTTTGGTACCAGCATCTTCTCcagtaatttctttccctttttttttttttttttttgaacacatGTATGTGCcttttcagatattaaaattACAAGGCATAACCTTACCTGGTTGGTTGTAACCTCACCTGTTATACAACCTGATGTATGTTGGTTTTGAACAAAGGAACTGGGCTCCTAAGggttttctcccttccttttttggGGGAATGTAAAGGAAGAATTGAAATAATCTTCAATGGGAAGGATAGAAGAACTATAAGCCACCAGGTTTATACAAAATGATGTTGCCTAAATCAATTGCTAACTAATTTAAAGCAGTTCTTGATACAGCTGTGCATATTCGCTATGTATGGTTATCTTTTGCTCCAATATAAATTGATTTTGctcaaatacaaatatattccTGGGAGCAGGAAATCATCCAGTTTTTATTGTTGACTACTAAGATGAGTCAGTTTTACAGGGAAATTGGCTACTTCTACAAAAGTagtttttaattcatattttaatgtgtttttttttccttgcagtccTTTAAACTCCTAGGATTTCTTGATGTTAAAAATGTCCCGTGTGCACGAGAATCAGTGCTCTATGGCTCAGTGGGATCTTTAGTTTTGGGTCTTGGACACTTTTTAGCAACCAGTAAGTACTTactccttttgtttctttgtatgtGTTATTTGTAAGGAGAAATTCATTCTTAATTTCTATtaagctttattaaaaatgggAAGCCACCctacttttttcctctaattttttggagcatttttgtttcaggTAGAGTGAAAAGATCCTGTGACTTTGCAGTCGGGGGCTTTATTTGCACAATGTTAGGATACTGGtatgtaaaatgctttttgaatttTGACAGACCTATGTTGGCTACTTTTGTGTGAcctttcatgctgtttttgaAACTCCATAAATGACTTGCCTAGCTAACTgccctcttccttctcccccaaatcatttttaagggaaaaagagTTCTATGCcttcaactttttattttcatgtatttaaaaaacaaaacagaatttgctCGTTTCTTGAATTC
It encodes the following:
- the LOC118253206 gene encoding cytochrome c oxidase assembly protein COX20, mitochondrial, with translation MAGEGGSEAGKSFKLLGFLDVKNVPCARESVLYGSVGSLVLGLGHFLATSRVKRSCDFAVGGFICTMLGYWFYCRYNLAKHRIRQRMLKEGMRNKILFEGSSFDPEKNQADSERSNS